In Vicia villosa cultivar HV-30 ecotype Madison, WI linkage group LG7, Vvil1.0, whole genome shotgun sequence, the DNA window CCAAAAAGATGGCAAAACAAGAAACGGAACAAGTTTATGAGCTGGTTCTCACCAGTTTGAATGAGTATAGACTTCCATTTCTGCAGCATACAAGCACCTAGGGTGGAATAAAAGAATAATAGTATAGAATCAATAAATATTTCACCAATCACTTCAAATAACTATAATGCTAATAATATACCCAATAACTTTGGAGATATTCTAACCTAATATAATATCAAGATATTACAAGATTTTTCTAACAGAATGATGTACCTCATGAGGAAGGGTAGAAGGTATGCATGGCCCAGCAAATATTGGCCCATTGGTTGTTTTCTGAGCAAATTTTATTGACAAAAAAGAAAAGTTGAGATTACTTCAACCAGGGAACAAATTGCAAAATATAAGAAGATTCGTATTTCATACCTTCCAAATTATGGATCCGTTGGGATCCAATGCAAAAACATGGCCATCAACCAAACAACATATTACTGCACGAAAGGGAAAAAAAGTATACCGGTATAAGGAAGAGTGGTATATACATAATCAAAAAGAAGAGTGCAAAATACATACCAGTTCCATTTTGAGTGACAGCCAGAGAACCAAACACTGGTACTTCAAATTCAAGTAGCCATAATATACTAAATGGGGAAGCCTGGATTTAGCAAGGGAATATTTCAGTCTGGCTTAAGATCAATAGCTCAATTAACTTGAATATGTCGGCAACTTCAACAACAATATTAATAGATTAATGCATTTAGTATTCaataaaaaattgtgattgaTTGTGTTCAATGGATGATTAATGAGTTCAAACACCTTGTTATATTCATTAGTCATCCACTTATCATAATCAATCATATTCGAACTGCGATAACCACTAAATTGAGATTGGAGTTCGATGTCTTATTTGACTatcacagaaaaagaaaaaaaacattattttttgcaTATAAGTTTATAGATGAATTGATCGTACTGATATCGATACAGCTGTTATACGACCACCAGTAGAGGCCACATAAAGTACACCACGAACCTacaagaaaaataagaacaaaagatTCAGCACCCAGTAGAAACTATTAACTAACCAATATACAATGTATTATGTCCTTTGGAAAATTCACCTCATCAATTGCAGGTGACCCATAGATACTGCCTCCACATGGTAGCTTATAGACACAACAATGATTTTTGTAATCTAGAGCATATAAGCTATGATCATACGAGCCACACCTGCATAAACATTATAAAACCATGCTGAAAATTTTTCAATCAAACTACATGTAACAAACCTTTTAACCTAGGTCGCGGACTTCTGACCGTAAAAGATGTTTAAACATGTATACTGCACTCTTTAAGCATGTACTCATGCAGCGAGAAGTTCcacccatagttatttttatccattaattaagaaaaaattacaaagtgATGTTTAATTTCTACTAAGGTAATTTTTAGAAGATAAATTTTATTAGTGAGGAAAGAGAAAAGTACAACAGGTGAGGGAGCAGAAGATATCCTCCAAAATAGAACAGTCAAGAAACAACAAGGATcaagataaaaaaatatgaaGTCAAGGGGAAGCGCATTCTACAGCATAGTCCcctgggaactcaaaatttctgaGTCTCGTGATATCTAAGCAAATGAAGTCTTAAACCAAACATCAAAATCCTTATTTTCCATAATATAAGTTTCTGGAAAATTCTTTCCTAACTTGTGCACTAGCCAACCAGGTTTGACAACTTATGTGGTACCATATGATATGGCATATGGCATGTGACAACTTATAGTGTTCTATCTTTTGTTTTCTCGTATGGAGAAATTATGACCTCTTTAAATGGGATTAATCCCAGCTTCTATGTAATGAAATACCTAGTTCATATCAATATCATACGCTGCTCCGTAACCTGATGTATATTTGTAAAAATCACAAGACAATTGAGAAAGAACAAAAGTTTGGAACGCTCTTTGCTTCTATTTGACTCTCAACTACAGAAAATGCCAAAAATAGCTATTTCAAAGATTGGCTTATACAAACCAGCAGTTCTCTAATATATTCTGGCACTCATACCATCTAAGGTTATCAAattaaaaagtcaacaaaaatttgTGGAATCATCGTAGACTCGACCCATAGATTTGTAAGAATCTACTTAATAGAAAATAGTGTTCAGAACATCTAATTTGAGCACAAACCCTTAGATACTTAAATCAAATATGCACCCTAGATCATCTCATCCATGAAAATAATGATATACAAAAAGCATGTACAGTCACTTGACTACGTAAAAgagaggaaaaaaaaaagaattaccAGATCAATTGTCTGCGTGTGTCTGCAACTGGCTGTGATTTAACCTTCAAGCGTTTAAAACGTAAATTAGAATTTGACCACAAAAGAGAGGATTATGACTAAGCCAGATAAATGAGAAGAGAATAGTCATTCAGACCCTATATTAATAAAAGTAAGTAATAACTGAAAATAAATGATGCTAGGTACTAGGAACAACCCAGGGAAGACAAGTTATCATAAAATGTAGTGGTAATTTGATAAAAGTTACTGTGGAAACAGTGCTAGAGAAAGATAACAATGGTAATGTAATTCTTTGGCGATCCTTGTAATGAGGTTCATATTGTCAGGACCTCTGTTTTAAATAACATTGGAGATAAGTATACCAAGATTAGTAAATACTGAGGATAGTTCTTATGGAACTGAACATGCAGTGAAAGTAGCAATGAAGATTGGTGATAAATGCAAAATTGGGGGTTTAGAAAGAGATACAGACTAAGAGGCAACAACTCTGCCTATGATGTTCCTGCAGAAAACCATTAGATCAGCCTAGGCCAAATAAAACATGAGGCTTGTGCTATACAATATACATTTGATAACAATGAAAACCGGATTAGTCATTATAATGATTAAGACACTAGTTCATAGTTCAATCATTTCACCGGGGTTGAATCATGCCCAATAGATAATACAGTTGACtagttatttttaatattatataaagaTACAAGTTTATAGACACCAGAAAACCTCAAACCAGAAAAGACAAGTTTATACTTTATAGTGTTAAAACTAGATACCTCACCGGATGTTTGAAATATCCAACAGATGTGTCCAttccaaaaatcaagaaaatagaTTTTTCCCATGTAACAACCAACAACCACCTAGAGAAATACCACATGTCAGAACAAAATGGATAGAATCTTGTATTATTTAACAATTGAACACAGACCTGGGAAAAATCAGAGACAACCGTTGCTGTACATTCAACCCGGCCTTCTAGTTTGATCTCCCACTGTATAGAACCACTAAACCAATTATTAAGCAGCAGTTTTAGTAGTTCTACTAAACATCTTTTTATAGGTCTAGCATCAATAGTGCATAGCACTGCTATGATTCAAGGGATTTAAATTTAAAACCTACTGAGCATATATAGGTTAAGTTTGGTAACCAAACACACAGTTTCTACTCATCAGCTGCAAAGCAAGACGGGATTAGCACTATTCACTGGTGAAAGTGAGGCAGATAGTGGCAGAGAAAAAAGTATAAGCAATCTCCTCATTTTTTCttgtaaaaaaaatcaatagtcttgatgcatttaaaaaaaaaaaagtaccaAGATTGTACAAATGTTATATTATACATCATACATCAACATGTACTAGGGTTTAGTAATATAAATATGAGGGTCTACACAATATATAGTATCCCATTACGATTCTCATGTCTCCTCTTGTTCTACttactctctttctctttctacatgttcaaatacaaCTTAACGAGTACAAGAAATCATCGATGAATACCAAGTAGACAAATAGGttcaaattcaattaaaaaaagagTTGTTGCCGATATTTTGGAGATTAAACTATAAAATGAGGAAAGCGTTCAAatggaaaatttgattgatttAAGATCAATAACATGAGAAATACTGTGATAGATTAAAACCAATTAGACAAACTATGTTTCTTTTATACCTTCTAGCATTTATGCAGAGAAATTTGTGTGAGTGAGATcctatgaataaataaatatctgAGCCTTTCAACACAACCATGGGTGAAGCATCAACACAAGATTCCATGCAAACTTTCCAAATGCTCTTCATGTGACCTCGGTTTCCTCTTGGAATTTTGGCTGACCATGTTGTTTTGTGTGTATCAATTAACGAAGCCTTCTCTTTATACCACACCTTGTTGCATCGGCTAAATGAAGATGATAAGAATATTGAAGGGAAATGCCAAGGAAATGGCTCATCTCCCCCTGATGTACCATCTGTAGAATCTCTTTTTAATCGCTTAGAAGGAAACAAAATATCAACAtcatctttgggaatcatctttgACTCAAGAGGAATTAAATTTTCAGTATGATTGGAAGAAAAATGGTTATTTTGCATGTCCGCGTCTAATTGCAAACATTTATCCAAGCTGTTATGCAAAGAGCACGATCCTCTTTGATTGAGAAGAGCCATACAAAGCTTTAAAGGAGTTTGATAGTAGTAAAGAAATCTCAAGTCAATTCCTAAACTGTGAGCAACATGTGCAGCAGAAAGAGAGTTACCACCCATCATAAAGAAATCATCGCTATTGCATAGCTTTTCAACCATTAAAGCATCGTGGAAGGCCTGTTACAGAACTCATCAAATAAAAAACTTTACTTCCACAGACACATTTTTTACACAAATAGTAAGTCAACAACAAGCTACATTTACATGTATAGACACGGAGAATATATAGAAGCAGCAAATGTCTCATCAAATTATAGGTTCATAGATTTACTCATTATATGATACACGAAAGATATATCATCATATAAAATACTGAAACCATACCTTTTTAATAAGTTGCAAAAGATTGATGCAGCTAGTATTACCAACCTTATCCTTGACATTCTTAGTTAAAAATGCTGAGCTAACCAGCAACGTATAATTAATCTTACCACTAGAAGACACGGGAAATGATTCTGTGAAGATGAAACGGTTAGGGAGCACAACTGATGGAAGTTTGCTGATCATCCAACTTCTGATTGCAGGTACTAATAATTCACCCAATTGTTGTTTGTTCTTTAATATTATAAAGGCTTCAATAAACACAAGCTCGGCTTGAAGATTTTGACAAACTACAGCAGCATCATTTATATATGGATGTTCCCTTAGCAAAATTTCAACTTCTTCCAGAGCAATACGCTGCCCGTGGACTTTTACAATACGGTCTTTTCTTCCCAAGAATACAAAATCACCACTTGGCAACTGTTTGACTAAATCACCAGTTCTAAAGTATAATTCGCTTTGGCAAGCATCAACAGAATCTTTGTACCCATACCTTTGAGGCAATTTTACAAATTCATCAGACATTATATCAGATTCAATGTAGTAACCCCTAAAAATACAAGAACCGCCAACATATAGCTCACCCTCATTTGATACATTATTATCACCAATAAGCACTACATCGCAGTTAGTAATGGGTAAACCTATCGGAACACTGGTTAGCATTTCTTCCTTCAAAATCAATGGTATCCTCTTGCAATCAAAATATGTACAATCGCCAGCAACCTTGGTTAACAAATGGAAAGGGAAAACAAATGTATGATTAGTATTAGCCCACGATAATGATAGAAAGGACTAAGAAATGCATTAATCAATGATAATAACACAAAAAGACAAGGTCCCATGTAGATCTTTGTGACAAAATTTAAGGTAAATCGCTCAAGTTGCACTGAGTTCCTTTGGGGACCGTTTAATTTCAGGATCAGTCTCATCAAAACCAGTGTGCCTTTTTCTTTAGCTTATCCTTCACCTCTCCATATCAAGCCTTGAATTTTGTTGTCACCCCAAAAATAACCATAATATCCATGGTTAATATTTTACAAATAACAAAAGAAATTAAAGTAGAGATAACTCAGTCATACAATCATTACTCTAAAGGGGATAATGTGTCCAACTGTTTCTATAAATCAAACCTACTACCACCCCTTGATTAAACCCTCCAATATTCTCTAATTTCCCTATCATGCCTTAACTAAACTGTCCAATATTCTCTGAATTTCTTAAAACTCTGTGCTTGAATTAGTCTTTTCATGGTTCTTCCACTTGGCATGTTGatataattaaattttgagttaagAAGAACTTGAGTAACAACTGATTGCAATAGCAAAAGAGGTAAAAATGTTGTAAATCACATCCAAAGTATTCTATTCCCAATTCTTACAGAAGCAATATTTTTCCATTCATTTATCATATCAGCAACAGAGCATCTGTTCTAGTGGTGatgagaataataaatataatatctgGCAACTATGTCTCCAATTAATTCACTTATATTATAATATGTAATGTGTGACTACATTAGCATTGGATTGCAATAACAAAGCAAGAACAGAAACCAATGAAGCAGCTAGGAAATGATTTGAATTGCTTTCACACAGAAAAGAAACAATATTACGTTAAATTATGTTTAAGAATGTCTACGACGATATTGAATCTCGAGTAAAAGCATTGAAGTTCATAACAGAATCATATGTGAAATACAAACTATAAACTTCCTTGCAAAAATCTCAAAGTAGAAGCGTAGTTTTCTTTTCTAACCTCGGTACTTCCATATAAGTTCAAGATTGATGTCTTTGGTAATATAGTTGAAAGTGTCTCCCACAAGGTAAGAGGAAAAATTTCACCACTTAGCACTAGCAATTTCAGTGAACTTTCAATACGCATGTCAGCATGAGTTTGCAATACTGGAAGAATTGTCCTCATTAGGGATGGAACAGCCGTAAGCCTACTAACAGAATAAGCCTACAGAAGCATTTAATATTACAGGCAAGGGTAAGCAATTAAGCATAACTTCTTTACTAACTGACAGAATAAAAGAATGTAGAATATTTTCCAACTTGGCGGGATATTTTAATACAAAGGAGAGTCTTTATGAACAATGTTTAAGTTATGTCAGTATCAAATTAAACATTGCAGAACAGCATTTCCAATAATATTACTCCAAACATTATTGGAATTTATTTTGCAATTTAAATAAAAACTTAAACCCTCAAAGGTAACACTAACAATAAGCATTGAACTAGAAGGGAATGCAAAcatgcagttctttccaaacatgAAACAAGAAGTCAACAAGTTACAGAAGTAAAAGATCATTAATGGCAATATGTAAATCACAAAAGTTCGATCAGGAACCACCATACCTGTAGAAAATCTATTATGGAATATACATTTTCTTTGAGCTCTCTGAAAGGAGGAATAACTAAGACACAAGCAGTCAAAATAGAACTGAGGAATTCTTGTAGGTGGTCAATGAAGCTAATTGACGACTTAAACAATAATAGTTCCTGTCCCGTCAAAGGATACACTCCTTGCATCCATAAAAAGCGGTTTGAAAGACCTAGCAAGAATGTAAACCAAATTGTAACACAAGAAGATACATATCCATAATACAAAACATATATCACGGATGAGGAACTTTaccttaaaaacaaaaattttagcCAGAAACTTTAATGTGTCGGATGACAAATAACTAAAATCTTTCGATAAGAAACAAACAGTAACAATCAAGCCCACTCTCATTGGGTAGGATTGAGTACACAGAACAATTGACACCATGAGGCTCTATTAaaaccaaaaatccaaaaaaaaaaaaaaaaagtttttgagcAAGGTGTTATTTCAAAATGTTTCTCCTAAGTATCTTATTAAGTGATTTCCTAGGAGAATATTTGATGAGCATTTATTAAGGAGAAGATAACAGAAATTCACGTAAGGCTATGAAACTGACAAGTGCACAACATGACATTTTAGTAAGCAAATATTGTTTTCAGTAAAATAACAGCTGCAACAAACTACAGTAACAAGTTACCTTGTTCAGTGCCACACACTCCTTTAGGCTTCCCTGATGATCCAGAAGTATACATCAGATAACAAAAAGATCTTTTCTTTTCATTGCCACAAGGCCATGCCAAATCTGTTGAACAACTACAttcttgaagattttcttcaatgGAGTAGCTCAAAACAGGACAACTAATTGACTTCACCAACCAATGCGATTCATCAAGCCAGTCAAAGTTACTTTGACCACATGAAGACTGGGACCCTATAATAAAATCAACATTTGAAGAAGAAGCAACCGACAGTATCCTTTCGATTGGCCAAAAAGGATCCAAAGGCAAGAAAGCTTCCCCGCACCTCAATACTGAAAGAACAGCAATAATATATTCAACAGAAGGAGGCATATAAATCCCCACTATCTTTGGCTTATACTCTTTACTAGAGTTAACCATTGCCTCCACATTTTTCAAGGACTCAGATGTCTGAACAGTTCTCTCTCCACCGCGAACAGCATTGTTTCCTGCAGCCGAAAATAGAGTGCTAATATCCATTTTCACATTCAAACATATGAAAAACTAATAGATTCTGAAGCACAAACACGACCACCCGACACAACACTGACTCCCCTACAAtagtaataatttttaaaaattgaagcGGTTTTGAACGTAATCACAGGTGTCAGTGTCAAATCCCAACACGTGTCAGATACTCAGAAGCGTCTTTAACCTGAAGTGTGGGTGCTACAATTAAAATCAAGCTAACTAACTAACTGTGTAACAATATTTTCCATCATCAAGTGAATAACGAACCTAACAAAGCTAACAAAGCAATTAACTAACTGCTTAACTGAATTTCCGTTGTAACGAACCTTGAGATTTGGCTGCAATCAGGTGCGGGTCATCTGCACCATGAAGGATAGAGCGGATACGAGAGCTGAGAGAACTAACAGCGTTCAAGACATGAGAGTAAGTGAAGGAACGGTCACCGTGGTAGAGTGGCAGAGAAGTGGATTCGACGCGCTGTTCTAAGAGCGTGGTGAAGTTGTCATTGAAGTTTGGGGAGGTGGATTTTTCGCGGGAAAGATTGGCCACGCCGGAGGCATGGATGACTGCGATTTTGTTAGGGTTTACGGATGCTGTTCGGAAGAACTCGTGGGAAATGCAGCAAAATTGTGAGTCTGAGTTCATAGTTATCGTTCATCGGGTTCTTTCTGAGTGGTGGTGGCGTTGTTGTTCACTTGATTGTTTGTTTCAGTTATGGTCATcggttttatattttttattaaggtTAATAGAGTTTAATTGATATACACTCTCAGTCAGTGTAAATTTTACACTATCATTAAATCATCAACATctaattgtattattttaaaaaaaagagttaaaagcagtgttttaaaaaccggaccggaccggccggtcggaccggtcgaaccgggaaccggccaggtaaccggtctggttcaataatTGGATCGgatatgccatcaaaccggtgggaaccggtgaaaaccggtgaaaaccgggaaaaccgggaaaaccggaaaaccggcggtttaattacttttttttttgttttttttttaaacttttttttttatttttttttaaacttttttttttatttttttttaaattttttttaacatttcttttacactttttttttaatatatttagtagtgtattacttaaatagcatcctcacatagtttttttcgttagtgacaaattaaaaactttattgtctatttgttatctttgataataaattttcttaaataacatcaacatattgaattttatttgattttctttttaggaagatcctattttgaattaaatttgatacacattggagttattttgttataaactattcaattagattatgttgtaattagactttgtttagattatgttgtaattagactttgtttgcaattacactttgtaattttttactattttattatgcgtgatacctttgtttaaaatttgaatttaagttatgaaattgtgaatttatgatatgatatttttaaaattttaaaaggtagttatatttttttagagactgaatcatccggttcgaccggttttatacctatataatgacaagtCTATTCAaatcgagttatccggtttaatccggtttaatacggtttaatccggtttggtcgtgcggttcgaccagtgacccagtggttcgaccgataaaccagtgacccagtacccttaccgattcgatgaccggtccggtttttaaaacactggttaaAAGGTACTGCACTGaccgtgtaaaataattttacactgtcatccaatagaaaatcataaatgtgccatgttactaagtttttttaaaataaaaaaatggtttaattggatacatgagtggtgattggttgacagtgtaaaaatattttacactatcagtgcatcaccccttttctctaaaagaaattaaaataagagtCAAACCTTTTATACTTATCAATGGTTGTGattcactgacagtgtaaaaatctTTACAGTGtcagtgtatttcaattaaattcaaggttaatatttattttcattagtgtatttgtcttctttttttttaagtcGTTAGTGTATTTATCGTTTGCACGGATTTTGGCCGGGTGGAATTATTTTATCGAAAGTATTTAATTtacaataaaaaatttattagatATTAGGTTGTCGTGAAAAACAGAATTTGTAAAAATCAATTGAAATGCAAAAAAATTAataagttgtaaaagaaaaaaaataacattattaACCCAAAATGGGAAAAAAATGACTGTTGGAGAAAATCATCCAAAACGTAAATTTTTGGTATCTGGTAGCAAATTTTCGGTACCTTTTTTGACAGATAcgaatattatttgattttaacaaATATTCGGTATCCATTtaccataaattttaaatttttcggTGCGATTTATCTGAGATTTTAAAAATTCCGGTATTTTTACAAAACTCATTACCCCCGTCCTAGAGATTTCACAAATTTTCGATAGAAAACTCAGTACCAAAAATTCCAAATTTCTGATTGATACCGAAAATTTCCGGTATGGCAGATGAAGTTTTATATCTTTGCGGTCCTGAACCGCCGGCTTCAGCTTCTTCTACGGATTCATGCAGTGATCTTACGCATTACTTCGTCACAAATGTGGATGTTTACTTTACTTCATACAcacaaaacttttttttatataaattgatGTAGTTGTCTAATTAAACGTTTTTGTGATTGTCAGATTTTTGAATCACAAGATAATGTTCTAGAATGGGCACGTTCAATTGGAAAAAGTCATGGTATTGTTGTTGTTACAATCTGATCCGATTCTGTTAATGGAATGCGAGGGGGGAAGGATAAATTGATTATGGGTTGTGATAGAGGAggaaattacaaaaagaaaaatgaagt includes these proteins:
- the LOC131616700 gene encoding putative acyl-activating enzyme 19, whose protein sequence is MNSDSQFCCISHEFFRTASVNPNKIAVIHASGVANLSREKSTSPNFNDNFTTLLEQRVESTSLPLYHGDRSFTYSHVLNAVSSLSSRIRSILHGADDPHLIAAKSQGNNAVRGGERTVQTSESLKNVEAMVNSSKEYKPKIVGIYMPPSVEYIIAVLSVLRCGEAFLPLDPFWPIERILSVASSSNVDFIIGSQSSCGQSNFDWLDESHWLVKSISCPVLSYSIEENLQECSCSTDLAWPCGNEKKRSFCYLMYTSGSSGKPKGVCGTEQGLSNRFLWMQGVYPLTGQELLLFKSSISFIDHLQEFLSSILTACVLVIPPFRELKENVYSIIDFLQAYSVSRLTAVPSLMRTILPVLQTHADMRIESSLKLLVLSGEIFPLTLWETLSTILPKTSILNLYGSTEVAGDCTYFDCKRIPLILKEEMLTSVPIGLPITNCDVVLIGDNNVSNEGELYVGGSCIFRGYYIESDIMSDEFVKLPQRYGYKDSVDACQSELYFRTGDLVKQLPSGDFVFLGRKDRIVKVHGQRIALEEVEILLREHPYINDAAVVCQNLQAELVFIEAFIILKNKQQLGELLVPAIRSWMISKLPSVVLPNRFIFTESFPVSSSGKINYTLLVSSAFLTKNVKDKVGNTSCINLLQLIKKAFHDALMVEKLCNSDDFFMMGGNSLSAAHVAHSLGIDLRFLYYYQTPLKLCMALLNQRGSCSLHNSLDKCLQLDADMQNNHFSSNHTENLIPLESKMIPKDDVDILFPSKRLKRDSTDGTSGGDEPFPWHFPSIFLSSSFSRCNKVWYKEKASLIDTHKTTWSAKIPRGNRGHMKSIWKVCMESCVDASPMVVLKGSDIYLFIGSHSHKFLCINARSGSIQWEIKLEGRVECTATVVSDFSQVVVGCYMGKIYFLDFWNGHICWIFQTSGEVKSQPVADTRRQLIWCGSYDHSLYALDYKNHCCVYKLPCGGSIYGSPAIDEVRGVLYVASTGGRITAVSISASPFSILWLLEFEVPVFGSLAVTQNGTVICCLVDGHVFALDPNGSIIWKKTTNGPIFAGPCIPSTLPHEVLVCCRNGSLYSFKLEKGDLTWEYNVGDPITASAYVDEHLQLESDASHTSDRFICICSSSGGIHLLRVNIDLSEDTNQLKSKVQEFARLDLPGDIFSSPLMIGGRIFVGCRDDYLHCVALEIPKQLGS